In Brevibacterium pigmentatum, the sequence ATCGCTCGTCCACGAGGTCTCCGAGTCCTTTCAGAGTTCCGTCGGCACCGACCACCTCGTCGGTGCTCTCCGCATCGTGGGCGAAGACGTGCAGGGCTGTCTTCGGTACGCCCTCCGACGCGAGCTTCACCAGTTGATTGAGCACACCGATGTCGTCGTGAAAGATCTTCACGATCGGTTTGTGATCCGTCACGTCTGACTTCTGAGAGTTGAGATCGTCGTCGCTTCCCATGCCGCTCAACATAGCATTGCAGAGCCGCGTCGGCACGGCTGATTCAGTCAGTCCGCTCAGGCTCACCCACCATTCCGCGGCCTCCGGAGCAGCACCTTCAGACCCCATGCGATGGCACCGGAGATCGCTCCGACCACCACTCCGATCAGAAGGCTCGAGGCGACTGCGAACGAACGGAAGATGAGCGACTGCGCCGTCGGGTCGAGGCCTGCGAGGTTCCCTCCGAGCTGCGGCGGGTTGTCACCCAGGGAGTGATTCCACAGGATCTGATGCCCGAGTGCCAGGAAGACTCCATAGAAGAGCCCGACTGCCAGGAGGGTGATGAGAGGTCTCGGCACACGTGTGATCAGGACGGTGACGATCCAAACGAGCGGCGGCAGAAAGACGAACAGCGCATTGACGGATGTGCCTTCTTCGATGATGTTCAGATCGTGGAGCACCACTCGCGGTGCCGCCAGAAGCGCGAGACCCACGATGGCGATGACAGGCAGGCCGAGCCGGTGCCGCGGTGTGGTCGGATCGAGTCGGGGCGATATGGAAGATGCCTGATCTTCCGGTGGACTCTGTTGATAAGGCATGATGAGTGTCCTGTTTCATGAGGGCAGTCGCATGCCCTCGCCGTCGTTGACACCTTCAACGATAGGAAGCAGAACACGGGTCCACATCGGCCCCAAAGCGACACTTGAGTCGCTTCTCGTCAACCTCGCCTGCGTCAGGACGCGACTCAGGCAGGCACGCCGTTGAGCATGCTGGCGATCAGCCCCAGCACCGCCAGGCCCGCGATGACGTACACGATCACACGTTTGCGCATGGTCCGGATTCTACTGCGACTCCCCCGGTTAGTGTCCATGGTGCCCGACGACGAGTCGCCGTCACCACGGGTTGGCCTCCTGCCAGCGGGTGAACCAATAGCGGTCGCCTTGGTAGTGCGACTTCTCCGGCTTGCACCCCTTGAGATCCGAATGCTCCCCCAGCCAGGTCCGCACCATCGGCACGACCTCGTCCAGACGGTCGACCCAATCATCGAGCGGCAGCAGCAGAACCGAACCGTCGACGGAGGTCAGACGGCATGAATAGTTCGGCAGACCCTCGGTGATCTGCGAATGCGTATATCTGATCTGGTCGCAGCCGGTGGTGAGGTAGAAGCGGATGAACTCACCACAGACATAGGAGCACAGCGTTTTGAAGTTCCGGTAGCGGATCATCCATGCCGGGGGATCACATTCAGACATGTGTTCTATTCTAAGACTTCGGTCTGACAGGGAACAGCGGATCGGAGGAATCTGCCCTCACCCGTCGTCAGCGGGGCGGTCGTCAGCGGCGGCGGGAGCTCACGCGGATGAGGATCAGCGCGAGGATCACGCACAGCACATAGGTGATGCCGACGGCGACCCAGCCGATGACGAAGCCGCCGGGCGAACCGACGATGACGCCCATAAGCAGCGGGCCCAAGGCGAAGCCGCAGAACATTCCGGCCGTGACCATGCCGCTGGCCGAGACCATCGAGGATGCCGGGATCGCGCGCATGAGCGCGGCCATGAGCACCACCGAGACCCCGAGAGCGGAGATGCCGTGGAAAGCCACGGCCACCCAGACAAGCGCAGACCATGCGGCGACGTCGGCGATGAGGAACAGCACCGCTCCACCCAGGGCGATGAGGGCGAGGACCAGCAGCAGGCGGGGCCCCGAGGCGCCCTTGGCTATGCGTCTGGCCCAGGTGACGCGGGCGATGACGCCGATGACGCCGGCCAGTGCGGCAGTGGAACCGCCGAGGACGAGGCTGAAGCCCATCTCGCGCACAGCGAAGAGCGGTATGTACACGTTCGTCGCCTGTACACCGATGCCGTTGATCAATCCGAACAGCGCCAGTGCCCACACCATGCCGGGGTGCTTGGCCGGGCGGGTGGGTGCCGGTTCAGGATCGGGGTGGGCCGCCTCGGCGGGGGTGTCCGTTGAGGGTTCCGGGGTGGTGGCGGCCGCCTCGGTGGCGGTGTCTGATGCAGGTTTCGGAGCGCTCAGCAGCGGGGTGGTGCGCAGCGAATACCAGGTCATCGCGAGCAGGATGAGTGGGATGACCGCGGTGGTCAGGGCGGCACCGCGCCACCCGACACCGAGCGCGAGAACCGGGAAGGCAAGGCTGGCGATGAGCTGGCTGACCTGGACTCCGGACTGTTTGATGCCGACCCAGCCGATGCGCTTGGTGTCGGGGACGCGTTCGAGGATGATCCGGTTGGTCACTCCGTTGGGAAAGGATTGAGCGATGCCGGACAGGGCTGCGGCCAGCAGAAGCATCGGGAACCCGTCGGGAACGGCCACGAGCAGGAGTGCCAGCGTGGCGAGGACGAAGATGAACGCCATGAGCGAGAGATCGGAATGCCGATCGGCGAGGCGGCCCAGGGTGGCGTTGCCGATCGCGGCGGCACCGAAACAGGTGGTGGCGAGCAGGCCGAAGTGGGCTTCGGAGATGCCGAGCTCGGCGATGATCGAATCGCTCGTGGCGCTGAGCCCGTAGAGCATGATGGGCCCGGCAGCGACGGCCCCGAGGAGGACGGTGAGCAGACCGATGCCAGGTGCCTTCTGGTCACGGCTGGTCATCGTACACCTCCTGTCGCATGCTTCAAGTCAGCATGCTAGCCGGAGGCGAATGGCGGGTGGTGAGGTGTCTCAGCTGGTGCGATTCAGCCTTTGGAGCGTCGCACGGAAGACCGGTAGGCCAGTGCAGTGTCGATGGCGAGGATGCCGGCACCGCCGATGAGGACGGCGAGCGCCACTGCGATCGGGTGCGGCTCATTCCATGCCAGCAGCCCACACAGCACGGAGGCGAAGATGACGATGAGCGCCCCGTTGCGGCAGCGCCGGACCAGGCTGGCCTTCTCATCCGAGTTCTCAACGGCCTGCAGCGTGTAGGTCATTGTCACTCCATCTCGTTGTCGGCATTTCCGCAGCGTGCGGCGGTGATGCACAGTGGTCTGTCTGTCGCGCCCTTCCCGTTCGCACGGAAATGGCGCCGAGAGCCACATTAGCCTCGAGTTCGCGCTCTTATCGCCACATGAAGAAATTGTTGAATGTTGCAGATCTTTCACAAAGACCGCCCCGCCCCGAACGGCAGGGGTGGATGACTTTCCGCCGCCGGGGAGCGGCCGGTCGATCGTTATGGCGGTGTTATCGAATTCCTCGGGATTCAGGGCCGGTCCGCTACATCACTCGACGAATCGGCCGCGGTCGCCTGACAGGCCTGCCTTGAGTATTGTGGCCGCATCGTCGGCCAGGATCTCGTTCACCCCGTCTTCGAACTGGTCGAGGGCGGTGGCGACGAGTTCGTCCGGGCGGTTCTTGGGGACATCGATTCCTGCCATCATGTCGGTGTCGGTGCTTCCAAGCAGCATCGAGCTGACCTGGATGCCGGCCCCAGCCAGCTCTTCACGCAGCCCGTTCGACATCGCCCAGTTCGCCGCTTTGGACGCCCCATAGGAGTTCGAGTGTTCGTAACCCAGCCAGGCCATGACAGAGGAGACGTTGAGAAAGGCGCCGCGGCCGCGCTTCCGCATGGCCGGGGCGAACGCCCGGACCATACGCAGGGCACCGAAATAGTTGATGTCGATCTCTCGCCTGATATCGCGCATCTCTCCATCGATGAGGCGGGCGAATGAGGAGAATCCTGCGTTGTTGATGACGATGTCTGCTTGGCCGACCGCGCGAGCCGCCTCCTCGACCTGCTGCTGGTCGGTGACGTCGAGACTAATTGGTTCGACTCCGGGCACGTCGACTGACTCTGGACGGCGCGCTGCCGCATAGACTCTTGCGGCGCCGCGCTCGAGCATCTGCGTGGCGAACTGAGCCCCCAGTCCGCGGTTCGCTCCGGTGATGACGACAACGCTGTACTTGATCTTCATGACTGTGCTTCCTTTCGCATCTCCCACCGGTTCAGGCGGGTGCTTCGATGCTAAAATCTGACGTGGACGTCAGCTTCAAGGCAAAGAGACACATGTCACAGATTCCGCAGTCGCCGGCCCTGTTATCGATCGGTGAGACCGCACGTCGCTCCGGCAGCAGTCCGCGTGCCCTGCGCTACTACGAAGAACAGGGCCTCCTCGCGCCGGAGCGCACCGAGGGTGGTCAACGTCGCTATCCAGCTGACGCTGTTGAGCGGGTCCTCCTTTACCGAAGGCTCATCGACGCCGGCCTCGGCACCGAGGTGATTCGAGAGCTTCTGCCTTGCATGAATGGTTCAGCGACTTCTGACACCGTGGCCACGCTGCAACGCGAGCACAAGAAACTGCTTGCTCAAGCCAGGGAGCTCGAGGCGGCCGCAGGCAGGTTGGAAAGCATCCTCGAATCGCTCTGAACTCCCGAGAGCGGTGTGCCGGTGAGAGTCTCGGACGACGCGCTTCAGGGAGACGCAGAGTTTGTCACTGCGT encodes:
- a CDS encoding MerR family transcriptional regulator, yielding MSQIPQSPALLSIGETARRSGSSPRALRYYEEQGLLAPERTEGGQRRYPADAVERVLLYRRLIDAGLGTEVIRELLPCMNGSATSDTVATLQREHKKLLAQARELEAAAGRLESILESL
- a CDS encoding general stress protein, whose protein sequence is MSLSGLTESAVPTRLCNAMLSGMGSDDDLNSQKSDVTDHKPIVKIFHDDIGVLNQLVKLASEGVPKTALHVFAHDAESTDEVVGADGTLKGLGDLVDERYNERGDELRNRFQRYGFDSDEIEKFESDLDNGAILLVIDDPDLRADYKGNRRAP
- a CDS encoding SDR family oxidoreductase; its protein translation is MKIKYSVVVITGANRGLGAQFATQMLERGAARVYAAARRPESVDVPGVEPISLDVTDQQQVEEAARAVGQADIVINNAGFSSFARLIDGEMRDIRREIDINYFGALRMVRAFAPAMRKRGRGAFLNVSSVMAWLGYEHSNSYGASKAANWAMSNGLREELAGAGIQVSSMLLGSTDTDMMAGIDVPKNRPDELVATALDQFEDGVNEILADDAATILKAGLSGDRGRFVE
- a CDS encoding MFS transporter; amino-acid sequence: MTSRDQKAPGIGLLTVLLGAVAAGPIMLYGLSATSDSIIAELGISEAHFGLLATTCFGAAAIGNATLGRLADRHSDLSLMAFIFVLATLALLLVAVPDGFPMLLLAAALSGIAQSFPNGVTNRIILERVPDTKRIGWVGIKQSGVQVSQLIASLAFPVLALGVGWRGAALTTAVIPLILLAMTWYSLRTTPLLSAPKPASDTATEAAATTPEPSTDTPAEAAHPDPEPAPTRPAKHPGMVWALALFGLINGIGVQATNVYIPLFAVREMGFSLVLGGSTAALAGVIGVIARVTWARRIAKGASGPRLLLVLALIALGGAVLFLIADVAAWSALVWVAVAFHGISALGVSVVLMAALMRAIPASSMVSASGMVTAGMFCGFALGPLLMGVIVGSPGGFVIGWVAVGITYVLCVILALILIRVSSRRR